A stretch of Hoplias malabaricus isolate fHopMal1 chromosome 10, fHopMal1.hap1, whole genome shotgun sequence DNA encodes these proteins:
- the c1s.2 gene encoding complement C1s-1 subcomponent: protein MGRIKLIVSLLWMSLCECKVAMYGHLQSPMFPEPYSSDLHMRWYLKVPHGYKIQLTFNHLDIQPSANCTKDSLTVLSDDEVLGKFCGQSSTDSHHPGTQPILFPVNHLWLVFETNTGPQTHLGFFIFYQVVGAVDCGLPKISDPDLMALTEENPLTTYKQNISFKCLLEYYQLVGDANFICDASGNWVSDSGQNASENPPQCVPVCGMNQETFSAGRIFGGQDAKLGQIPWQLLVNSTAIGGASLISDRWAITAGHLMITYESETPEFFGGMVDGLDQNAVRMKTEKIIVHPLFDKDPGRTDYNHDIALVKMSARVPISPKIMPVCLPQKSNGPAMEGKMGTVSGFGLTHQRLVSRLLQYGHVKEYPEATCFKKGKNVTDNMFCAGEHGVDSCNGDGGGPLVVPMVGFGSPEMPFQIKGIVSWGPSGCGDKTYYTKVENYLDWIRETMEKN, encoded by the exons ATGGGTAGAATAAAACTAATAGTGAG TCTGCTGTGGATGAGTTTGTGTGAGTGCAAGGTAGCAATGTATGGTCATCTGCAGTCTCCAATGTTCCCTGAACCTTACTCATCGGATCTCCATATGAGGTGGTACCTTAAAGTTCCTCACGGATACAAGATCCAGCTGACATTCAACCATCTGGACATTCAACCTTCTGCCAACTGCACCAAAGATTCCCTCACA GTTTTGTCTGATGATGAAGTTTTGGGGAAGTTCTGTGGCCAGTCGTCCACAGATTCACACCACCCAGGCACCCAGCCCATCTTGTTTCCAGTTAATCACCTCTGGCTGGTGTTCGAGACAAACACTGGACCTCAGACCCACCTCGGCTTCTTTATCTTCTATCAGGTGGTTG GAGCTGTGGACTGTGGACTTCCCAAGATTTCAGATCCAGATCTCATGGCCCTAACTGAGGAGAATCCACTtactacatacaaacaaaatatcAGCTTCAAGTGTCTGCTAGAGTACTACCAGTTGGTTGGAGATG CTAACTTTATTTGTGATGCTAGCGGTAACTGGGTATCTGATAGTGGACAGAATGCTTCTGAGAATCCACCCCAATGTGTCCCAG TATGTGGCATGAATCAAGAGACCTTTTCTGCTGGAAGGATTTTCGGAGGACAAGACGCCAAACTGGGACAGATACCATGGCAGCTTCTGGTGAATAGTACTGCTATAGGAGGTGCCTCTCTAATCAGTGACCGCTGGGCCATCACAGCTGGACATTTGATGATTACttatgaaagtgaaacaccagAGTTCTTTGGAGGAATGGTTGATGGACTAGACCAAAATGCAGTTAGAATGAAAACCGAAAAGATAATAGTTCATCCATTATTTGATAAGGACCCAGGGCGAACAGACTATAATCATGACATTGCTTTGGTGAAAATGTCTGCTAGAGTCCCAATCAGTCCCAAGATCATGCCAGTGTGTCTGCCACAGAAATCAAACGGGCCAGCGATGGAGGGAAAGATGGGAACAGTTTCAGGGTTTGGGTTAACACATCAGCGTTTAGTTAGTCGTTTGTTGCAGTATGGTCATGTAAAAGAATATCCAGAAGCCACTTGTTTTAAGAAAGGTAAGAATGTGACTGATAATATGTTCTGTGCTGGAGAACATGGCGTGGATAGTTGTAATGGTGACGGTGGTGGTCCACTGGTAGTTCCAATGGTTGGATTTGGGTCTCCAGAAATGCCCTTCCAGATCAAGGGTATAGTATCTTGGGGTCCTAGTGGCTGCGGAGATAAGACCTATTACACTAAAGTGGAGAACTACCTGGACTGGATCAGGGAAACCATGGAGAAGAATTAA